One segment of Macrotis lagotis isolate mMagLag1 chromosome 1, bilby.v1.9.chrom.fasta, whole genome shotgun sequence DNA contains the following:
- the RPL13 gene encoding large ribosomal subunit protein eL13: protein MAPSRNGMILKPHFHKDWQRRVATWFNQPARKIRRRKVRLAKARRIAPRPASGPIRPIVRCPTVRYHTKVRAGRGFSLEELRVAGIHKKVARTIGISVDPRRRNKSTESLQANVQRLKEYRSKLILFPRKPSAPKKGDSSAEELKLASQLTGPVMPIRNVYKKEKARVITEDEKNFKAFASLRMARANARLFGIRAKRAKEAAEQDVEKKK, encoded by the exons ATGGCGCCCAGCCGAAATGGCATGATTTTGAAGCCCCATTTTCACAAAGACTGGCAAAGACGAGTCGCCACATGGTTTAATCAGCCAGCCAGGAAGATCAGAAG GCGGAAGGTCCGTCTAGCAAAAGCCCGTCGAATTGCTCCTCGCCCTGCATCTGGTCCTATCCGACCCATTGTTAGATGCCCCACTGTCCGATACCATACCAAAGTACGTGCTGGTAGAGGCTTCAGCTTGGAAGAACTTCGG GTGGCTGGAATTCATAAAAAAGTGGCCCGGACCATTGGTATCTCTGTGGACCCTCGGCGCCGAAATAAGTCTACAGAGTCTCTTCAGGCAAATGTGCAGCGACTGAAAGAATATCGTTCCAAACTGATCCTCTTCCCAAGGAAACCCTCTGCACCCAAGAAGGGTGACAGCTCT GCTGAAGAACTCAAATTGGCATCTCAGCTTACAGGACCAGTTATGCCCATCAGAAAT GTCTACAAGAAAGAGAAAGCTCGTGTCATTACTGAAGACGAGAAGAATTTCAAGGCATTTGCCAGTCTTCGTATGGCCAGGGCCAATGCCCGTCTCTTTGGAATCCGTGCAAAGCGAGCCAAGGAGGCTGCAGAGCAAGATgtggagaagaaaaagtaa